TAGGATTCACATCGTAATCAATGCTTCATTCTTTACTGCCTTCTGACATGTGAGGTGTTTGAAATGTTGGTGTGGTATTTGAGACTAGCTGTGAGGTTTGAGCCAATAGAGAAGAAATAGTTTCCCCTGTATTATAGAACTGTTTGTTTTATTGTATTGTGGATTTTTGCAGTTTTTTGCTCTCTCCTGATATATATCTTTTCCTACGTATTAAGGAATATGCACAGGAAATTGATGAGCACAAGAGAACACTGCTTCTTGTAAACAAGGCTGATCTTTTACCACTGAGTGTCAGGTGAGTAGCTCTCTGGAGGTGCATTTGATTTCCAGGTATCTTTGGTGTCTGCTGTGATGCATGACATTTTCTCAATTTGGAAAAAATGCAGGCGGAAATGGGCAGATTACTTTAAGGAACATGATATTCTCTATCTATTCTGGTCTGCTAAAGCTGCTACCGCAGTGTTAGAAGGGAAAAAATTGAGCAGCCAAACCATGGAAGAATCAGATACAGATCTTGATACAAAGATATATGGCCGGGAAGAGCTCCTGGTGAGGTTGCAGGGCGAAGCGGAGTATATAGTGAGCCAAAAGGGTACATCCGCTGCTGGAGAGGAACATGAATCTAGTTCTGATTCTGCCTTGGTGCGACCCAAGCGTGTGGTTGTTGGATTTGTTGGCTATCCAAATGTTGGGAAGAGTTCAACCATCAATGCTCTGGTCGGTGAGAAGAAGACTGGTGTAACATCTACACCTGGCAAGACCAAGCATTTCCAGACACTGATAATCTCAGAAGAGCTCATGCTGTGTGATTGTCCTGGTCTGGTCTTCCCTTCTTTTTCAAGCTCGAGGCATGAGATGGTGGCGTGTGGTGTCTTGCCAATTGATAGAATGACAAAGCACAGAGGAGCAATTCAAGTGGTAGCAAATCGTGTGCCAAGAAATATCCTGGAACAGGTTTACAAAATCACCCTGCCAAAGCCCAAGGCATATGAAGAAGCATCTCGACCACCAACCGCCGCTGAGTTGTTGATGGCGTACTGCACATCTCGGGGGCATGTCAGCCATGCTGGGCTGCCTGATGAGACCAGGGCTGCTCGGCAGATActgaaggattacattgatggaaaGATTCCGCACTTTGAGCTTCCTCCTGGTGAGATAGACGATGAaactgatgcagaggacaacagtgACCTAGAAGGATCAAGCACTGCAGCAGCTGATCAATCAGACGATGGTgcttctgatgaagatgatgaggaaatCAATCGAGCTGAACCTAACATCAGTCATGCCCTAAACGACCTTGCATCTTTTGACATGAATGGCCAAATGACCAAGGGTTccacaaagaagaagaaagaagcatccCACAAGCACCACCGGAAACCCCAGAGGAAGAAGGATCGATCATGGAGGGTTGGAAACGATGGTGCTGATGGGTCGGGGGTTATACGGGTGGTCCAGAAACCCGCCGTTAATCTTGCTGCCAGTACACTAGCGTCGTAGGTTAATGCTTGAGTTTTTTGATGGCTTGTGTGCCGCGCCCGAACCCCTTTCTGTAACCCTCCCTCACATTACAAGTATCCATGATGTTCGGATGGAAAATGTTGCCGAAACTAAACCTATCATTCCAAAAATATTTCTCTACtttgtttaaacttgcgtttgccaCTCTCTCTGTGTTGCAATGGTATGCTCTTGTACCGGTTTTTGTAGCAATTCACTGGCTGGTATGAAAGCCAGGATGATTATTTTATTTTCAGCAATGTGAGCAATTTGCATCGTTCAAGTGAGGCGAAAAAAGTAGGGATTTAGGGAAATTCTTGCCGTGCAAGACAAAATGAGGCCGGCTGTAACTTGACTGTGTCCAGCCGTCCAACATATCGATGAACAAAACTCACAACACGTTGCAGGTTGGTCAACAACAGCGTCGATGAACAAAACTCACAACACGTTGCATGTTGGTCAACAACAGACAAATCCAGCGTCTAGAAACGCAGAACTGGTACTGCTACTCAGTTAATCTTTTGAAAAAATACTAGAAGTTGTACCATGAATCGGAGGAatgcctctgtttctaaatataagacgcTTTTACAGTTTAAATTTGAACTGACAAAACGTCTCATATTTAGGAGCAGAGGGTGTACTGCTGAATGAACCTTACAAGCTACCCCGCAGCTGAAACTTTCAATTCAAATGTACTTTAAACAGGCTGCAATTCTCAAATTCAACTGTAAATTTACAAAATGCACagggtaagggcatctccagccgcgccctcaacaggccctccccagacgattttgccgcgccggcggcaaaaaaaggccccagtcgcgccccagaagcccgtttttcgccggctcgggccaaaactggtgccggcggacccaggccgaacccggcgccctgggggcgcttggggagccggcacaagcgaaaaaggcgcgtgggcccgccctggAGGCGACCtgagggccttttcccgccgtttcttgacgcttttccctcgcatctctcccgctcgctcgccttcctcccgccattctctccctttctcccgccaaaccctctcccgctcgccgcgaagaagtacgccatgccgccgaagaagtacgccatgccgcgcgcggcggcaaccgcgactggcgccgtggcccagccgaagcagaggaagccgagggcgccgccatcgaagccaccgggcctATCGAACGCCGAGTgaagggtggaagttcagcggcgcgaagcagtcaccgccgacaggcggaacagggccatagccaagaaggcccgcgacaacgcggcgcgcgcggcggcgtcttcctcatcggtcgaccaggcggggatgaatccacccgtcgtcagccacgcccagtacgcgccctggggacagcaaggcgccggatctccatggggttcatcgtcgcccggctacgccgacggcgacgcgcacggtgggttcagcccaaacgtgaccttccctcatggtcaccccgctacgcgcacgccctcgcccgccttcgtcggcgtgcagtaccctccatacaactactcgccgcccgccgcctacgcgtccacaccgacgccccatctctaccgtggaccgctacccttctcgcacctcggcgacgccgacgacacgtgagccgacatggacgacatcatcgcgacaagatcgaccgcggccgccgcgtctcccgggttcgccacccaggacgaggtagtggacctcagcggcgacatggaggccgagctcggctacgtctacggcgacgacgcgcaggaacccgaggaggaggaggaggacgaggaggaggaggaggaggagggggagccggctcctgttccgacgaaggggcgccagaagaagaagaagcgggcggctaggtcaggtgaaccgcgcatcaagtggacgtccaaggaggagaaatgcctcgccgaagcatggaaagtcgtctgcctcgacccgaccatcggcgcgaaccagagcttggagacgtactgggaccgcatcaaggccgagttcgatgagcggaagctcgtcgacccctacttcaaaggcgtctacatgcagcgcggctccaagacgatggcgaaccattgggggcgtatccagttggcgtgcaacaaatggcatggaatcgtcgaggaggtcgcggctcgcccgaagagcggcgccagcgttgaggatcaggtacgcacgccgttcgcccgcataTCTTCGTCCCCTACGCCCGGCGCCCGCCAACTGTTCGTCCCTCCgcgcagctgctgcgtatgttcgccatgtatcggggcgacaaccaagacgccgacttcaagcacctccacgtctacaagcgcattgacaagtgcgagaagtgggcggaagtccgtcGTGCCCTcaacaaggccaaggagacatacaagccggacgcgatgactccgggcgcgtcagaggggcggccggacggccacaaattggcaaagaaggggaaaagcgccgacgcggcaaccgcgcgagtgcaggagtccatcgagcattgcctcgccgacgcccaggcccgggccgtcctacgcgaagagaagaccgaggcgcggtggtcgtcgctaatgaagaacaacgccatcaagctcgacctgctccggacgaacgtcgccgcgaagaagaggaacaccgacatggcttttctgatgggcgaggcggacatgctccagagcaacgacgagaagctcaaggcgtggtacctgatGCAACGCAGCCTCATCCTGAACGAGCTGccgacggcaacgccgacgacgccgacgacacccgcgaccacacggacgccaagcccgaacgacgcctctacatcgccgcccagcagtgccgaagcTGCGCCGACgcagcccagcaccgaagcagctccgacaccgacgagcccgcacacgccgactccgccaacgcctggagccgaccccgccgagtgaatcattgcgcacgcgaacttgcggcggcgacgctctgttttttgtaacgccagactacgtccgatcgccggatttgcgCGTCTAttgagagcgggaacgaccaagtttaaatttcccgcatcctggagccggcgcgtgggggcgtgactgggggcgatccaggggccgaactagcgccggcacgcccccaagccgctctatttaggcgccctgggggccgaacggctggagatgccctaacaccaGCAGTGTCGATGAAATGACGATTTATAACTGTGTCAGTAAATTCTTGCTGTTGTAAGGCAAAATGAGGCCGGCTGGAACCAACATATACCGAACGGAACACGGTATGGACAGCCTCAGCACCGCTGATTCAGACACTAAACGGCAACCCCTATAATGTTACATTACATTGCTCAAAATTCGCTGACAAATCTCTAAGACAAGTCAAATAAGAGTGGCAAATCTCTCCAACACCATGAACAAAACCAGCATCTAACAACGGAGGAGATTAGTGCTCACTCAGTTACTGATTGGCGAACTGATTACTGGACGAACTTTCTTGTCAATTGTTTGACACGCATGACCGGCGTTACAAATTTGAAGAATAAGATCAGCGCGAGAGCTAATCGTGTCAAATCAGTATCGATGCATTGGATTATTATTACAGCACAAGATCACTTCTCCATATTAGttcacgagctagaactcgtgaacAAGTGtataattcccaccaaaagaatcgAATTTTTCATTGAGAGGCCACCCTCTCCCACCTTGCAGATCACGCCCCAGGTAAAACAAAATAATTCACATCTAGGATGCCTCAAATCTCATCCCACACCTGCGCCGCGGGATCAGGCCGCAAGATCCTCCTTCTCCTtcgccaccaccgcctccgcctgcTTCTTATCGTCGCCCTGTTCCTCCTCGGCcgccgggggcggcggcgaggcgggggaGGGCTCGGAGGCTTCGCTGGCCTTGAAGGCCTCGAGATCCTCGGCCATGGCGCGCTCGGCGCGGAGGATGGGCTCGTAGTAGTCCGGGAACTTGTCCATGCACCTGCGCAGCGCGGCGGTGGCGTCGTGGCAGCGCTCGACGACGTAGCCGCCTTCCGCCTCCGCCTGCTCCACGCACTTCTCCCACCCCACGAACTCCTCCTTGCACCCGCCGCCCTTCATGTACACGCAAAACCCGcactccccttcctcctcctcctcgccgccctccgcgGCGGCGTCCAGGACCACCGTCTCCCCCGCCGCGTCCGCCTCGCCGCCGGCAGCGGCGGCGGACTGGGCCTCTTCCTTTGCCGGTGAATCTGCGGccgcggcggcctccgggggcgcagctgctgctgctgaggcggcggcggcagagccaTGCTCGATATCTTCTTTGGCCGGTGGATCGGCGGGCGCGGCGGCCTCCGGgggaggggaggcggcggaggcggcgactcCCATCGCGTGAGCGTGAGGGGGGTTTTGCCTGCTGGATCGGACGGGGGCTTCGTGGAAGCTGCGGGACCGGGGAAGCTTAAACCCTATTCGAGGTGGGCCTAAACTGATGGGCTTCACGAGCACGGCTAGAGGAACAGGCCGGCCCGGGTGTACCGGCTTTTCAATGTACTTTTGTGCTTGGTTGTGCCAAAAAAAAAAACTTTTGTGCGTGGTGGACGACAGGAGTACATCTCCGTCCGTGGCGAAGAGGGACGTTTTTTTCATTCCATTCTTAATTTTCGGTAAAAAAAAACTTCCAATCTTTTTTTATAGGGAAAATTTTGATCTATTCATTGTATATCATGCAGTACAAGGGACATcagaaataacagaaaatatattcAAATGATAAGTGACACACGTGTGGCTTGAAGCAATCCCATCCTGACGTTTTTTACAACTAAAATTGTCAtccgaaaagaaaaaataaatccaaaaaatgttGGAACTGGTCATTCGAAAAGAAAGTTGTCATGCTTGACAATTAAAATTGTCATTCTCACATCACTAAACTTGTCGTAAAAACGTTTGGAGTTACCATGTAttcgtgccacacgt
Above is a window of Triticum dicoccoides isolate Atlit2015 ecotype Zavitan chromosome 5B, WEW_v2.0, whole genome shotgun sequence DNA encoding:
- the LOC119311682 gene encoding GTPase LSG1-2-like gives rise to the protein MAGGGGGGGGKKDRGEGLGRALVRQRNKQALAAKARGQQLVISRRAQQALPLESVIEVSDIDAVLQRAAEEELLHGDDAEGAAALTAALRSGLIDLDGTGDTQEERRLLREEQEALHADSLRVPRRPPWTAQMTTEELDTNEKRAFLEWRRNLARLQENEELVLTPFEKNLDIWRQLWRVLERSDLLVMVVDSRNPLFYRCPDLEEYAQEIDEHKRTLLLVNKADLLPLSVRRKWADYFKEHDILYLFWSAKAATAVLEGKKLSSQTMEESDTDLDTKIYGREELLVRLQGEAEYIVSQKGTSAAGEEHESSSDSALVRPKRVVVGFVGYPNVGKSSTINALVGEKKTGVTSTPGKTKHFQTLIISEELMLCDCPGLVFPSFSSSRHEMVACGVLPIDRMTKHRGAIQVVANRVPRNILEQVYKITLPKPKAYEEASRPPTAAELLMAYCTSRGHVSHAGLPDETRAARQILKDYIDGKIPHFELPPGEIDDETDAEDNSDLEGSSTAAADQSDDGASDEDDEEINRAEPNISHALNDLASFDMNGQMTKGSTKKKKEASHKHHRKPQRKKDRSWRVGNDGADGSGVIRVVQKPAVNLAASTLAS
- the LOC119311683 gene encoding cytochrome c1-like, which codes for MGVAASAASPPPEAAAPADPPAKEDIEHGSAAAASAAAAAPPEAAAAADSPAKEEAQSAAAAGGEADAAGETVVLDAAAEGGEEEEEGECGFCVYMKGGGCKEEFVGWEKCVEQAEAEGGYVVERCHDATAALRRCMDKFPDYYEPILRAERAMAEDLEAFKASEASEPSPASPPPPAAEEEQGDDKKQAEAVVAKEKEDLAA